CGCACCACTCGGGGGCGGCGGCCGAGCCGTCCGGCCGGAACTCGCCCTGGACCAGGCGGCCGGCGGCGGTGAGGCGGTGCAGGGTGCCGGTGACCACGGCGGTGCCGAGGCCGAAGCGCTCGGCGGCGTCCTGCGCGGTGAACGGGCCGTGGGTGCGGGCGTGCCGGGCCAGCAGATCGCCCAGCGGGTCCTTGACCGGCTCGGTGAACGTCTCGGGGACGCCGACCGGCAGCGGGGTGCCGAGGGCGTCGCGCAGCCGCCCGGCGTCCTCGATCGCGGCCCAGCGCAGCGCGCCGCCGATCCGGACCTGGATCGCCCGGCGGGCGGCCTCCAGCTCCAGCGCCCACAGCGGTTCGGCGCCGCGCAGGCCCAGTTCGGCCTCGGAGAGCGGGCCGAGCAGGCGCAGCGCGTCGGCGACGCCCTCGGCGTCCTTGATCCGGCGCTCGGGGGTGAGCCGCTGGAGCTCGGCCTCCAGGTCGGCGAGGACCTGCGGGTCGAGCAGTTCGCGCAGCTCGGCCTGGCCGAGCAGCTCGGACAGCAGCCGGGAGTCCAGCGCCAGGGCGGCGGCGCGGCGCTCGGCGATCGGGGAGTCGCCCTCGTACAGGAACTGGGCGACGTAGCCGAACAGCAGGGAGCGGGCGAACGGGGACGGCTCGGGGGTGGTGACCTCGACCAGCCGCACCGCGCGGGACTCCAGGTCTCCCATCAGCTCGACCAGGCCGGGCACGTCGAACACGTCCTGCAGGCACTCGCGGACGGCCTCCAGGACGATCGGGAAGGAGCCGTACTCGGCGGCCACCTCCAGGAGTTGGGAGGCGCGCTGGCGCTGCTGCCACAGCGGGGTGCGCTTGCCGGGGCTGCGGCGGGGCAGCAGCAGGGCGCGGCCGGCGCACTCGCGGAAGCGGGCGGCGAACAGGGCGGAGCCGCCGACCTGGTCGGTGACCAGCTGCTCGATCTCGGCGGCGTCGAAGACCGCGGCGTCGGCGCCGACCGGGGCCTCGTCGGTGGGCGGGGCGTCACCGGTGGGCGGGGCGGCCGAGGGGAAGTCGCCCAGCAGGTCGGCGTCCGGCAGCCGCAGCACGATGCCGTCGTCGGCGTGCATCACCTGCGGGTCCAGGCCGTGCTTCTCGCGCAGCCGGGCGCCGATGGCCAGCGCCCACGGGGCGTGCACCTGGGCGCCGAACGGGGAGTGCACGACGATCCGCCAGTCGCCGAGCTCGTCGCGGAAGCGCTCGACCACGATGGTGCGGTCGTCGGGCAGGTGGCCGCAGGCTTCGCGCTGCTCGGCGAGGTAGGCGAGCAGGTTGGCGGCGGCCCAGTCGTCCAGGCCGGCCGCGCGCAGCCGGGCGGTGGCCGCCGCCGGCTCCAGGGCGCCGAGCTCGCGGACGAACGCGCCCAGGGCGCGGCCGAGTTCGAGCGGGCGGCCGAGGGTGTCGCCCTTCCAGAACGGGAGCCGGCCGGGGACGCCGGGGGCGGGGGTGACCAGCACCTTGTCGTGGGTGATCTCCTGGATGCGCCAGGAGGTGGTGCCCAGGGTGAAGACGTCCCCCACCCGGGACTCGTAGACCATCTCCTCGTCCAGCTCTCCGACCCGGCCGCCGCCCTTCTTCCCCGCCTTCGGATCGGACCCGGCCGCGCCCGCGATGAAGACGCCGAACAGGCCGCGGTCGGGGATGGTGCCGCCGGAGGTGACGGCCAGCCGCTGGGCGCCGGGGCGGCCGGTGACGGTGCCCGCGACGCGGTCCCAGACCAGGCGGGGGCGCAGCTCGGCGAAGGCGTCGGACGGGTAGCGGCCGGCCAGCATGTCCAGGACGCCGTCGAACGCGGACCGCGGGAGGGTGGCGAACGGGGCGGCCCGGCGGCACAGCGCGAGCAGCTCGTCGACGTCCCAGACGTCCAGCGCGGTGATCGCGACCAGCTGCTGGGCCAGCACGTCCAGCGGGTTGCGCGGGACGCGCAGGGCCTCGATGGCGCCCGCCCGCATCCGCTCGGTGACCACGGCGGACTGCACCAGGTCGCCCCGGTACTTGGGGAAGAACACGCCGCTGGAGACCGCGCCGACCTGGTGCCCGGCCCGGCCGACCCGCTGCAGGCCGGAGGCCACCGAGGGCGGGGACTCGACCTGCACCACCAGGTCGACGGCGCCCATGTCGATGCCCAGCTCCAGGCTGGAGGTGGCCACCACGGCGGGCAGCCGGCCGGCCTTCAGCTCCTCCTCCACCAGCGAGCGCTGCTCCTTGGACACCGACCCGTGGTGGGCCCGGGCCAGCAGCGGCGGGGCGCCCGCGGCCGCCCCGGAGCCGCCCATCAGCTCGGCGGGGGAGTGCGCCCCGGGCAGCGGGGCGCCGGTGGCCCGCTCGTAGGCGATCTCGTTCAGCCGGTTGCACAGCCGCTCGGCCAGGCGGCGGGAGTTGGCGAACACGATGGTCGAGCGGTGCGCCTGCACCAGGTCGACGATCCGCTCCTCGACGTGCGGCCAGATCGAGCCCTGCCGCTGCGGGTCGGTCTCCTCGGCCGGGGCGGCGGGCAGGTCGGCCAGGTCCGGGACGGGGACCACCACGGACAGGTCGAAGCGCTTGTCGCCGCCGGGTTGGACGATCGCCGCACCGCGCTGCGGGCTGAGGTAGCGGGCGACCTCCTCGACCGGGCGGACGGTGGCGGACAGGCCGATCCGGCGGGCCGGGCGCTCCAGCAGCTCGTCCAGGCGCTCCAGGCTGAGCGCCAGGTGGGCGCCGCGCTTGGTGCCGGCCACCGCGTGCACCTCGTCCAGGATCACCGTGTCGACGCCGCGCAGGGCCTCCCGGGCTGCGGAGGTGAGCAGCAGGAACAGCGACTCGGGGGTGGTGATCAGGATGTCCGGCGGCTGGGTGGCGAAGCGGCGGCGGTCGGCGGCCGGGGTGTCGCCGGAGCGGATGCCGACCCGGACCTCGGGCTCCGGCAGGCCGAGCCGGACGCTGGCCTGCCGCAGGCCGGCCAGCGGGGCCCGCAGGTTGCGCTCGACGTCGACCGCGAGGGCCTTCAGCGGGGAGACGTAGAGCACCCGGCAGCGGCGCTTCGGGTCGGCCGGGGGCGGGGTGGCGGCCAGCCGGTCCAGTGCGGAGAGGAAGGCCGCCAGCGTCTTGCCGGAGCCGGTCGGGGCGACCACCAGCACGTCCGTCCCGAGCCCGATCGCCGACCAGGCGCGGGACTGCGCCTCGGTGGGCGCGGCGAACGCGCCCGTGAACCAGGCCCGGGTGGCCGGGGCGAAGCCGTGCAGCGGGTCAGCGTCGGAGGAGGCCATGACCCCATGGTGCCCCGACACGCTGACAGGTCACGGAACGGTCACCGTCTGACCCAACCCCGCGCAGCAAATCGTACAAATCGCCCATATGGTGAGGAACCGGACCCGATCCCGGTGTTCGGCCCTGCCTGACGAGCGGAGAGCGTGCGATGGAGCAGGTGAGCCAGGCCCCCGGCAGCACCCCCGCCCCCCGCCGGCGCCGCAGCGTCCGGGTGCTCGGCGCGACGCTGCTCACCGGACTGCTGCTCGGCGGCGCCGTCCCCTACGTCACCGGCACCGGCGACACCTACCTCAGCTACCTGGTGCTGGACGAGCGCACCGACGCCCAGGGCGCCGAGCACGCCGGCGACCAGGCCCGGGCGGTCGGCGGCAAGGTCGTCCAGGACTACCCGCAGATCGGCGCGGTGCTCGCCTACGCCGGGCCCCGGTTCGCCGAGAAGCTGCGCGGACGGCCCGGGATAGCCGCCGTCGGCGCCACCCGCACCGTCCCGGTGCCCTCCCCGCCCCGGCCGCTGGCCGGCGCCGCCTTCGACACCGGCACCGGCACCGCCGCCGCCCGGCCCGGCGCGCTGCCGCTCGGGGACGCGGAGCGGACCGCCGCGCGCGGTACGGCGGGTACGGGCGGGGGCGCGGGGGCGGCCGTCGAGACCGTCGAGGGGGCCGACGACTCCACCGCCACCGTGCCCGACCCCGGCGAGCAGTCCGACTGGAACCTCGCCATGATCGGCGCCCTCGACCGCCCCGCCGGGCGGGGCGCCGCCCTGCTGCGCCCGCCGGTCGCCGACCGGGCCGGGCCGACCTCCGCCGACCGGGCCGGCGCGCTGCCCACCGCCCAGCAGCTGTCCAAGGTCACCGTCGCCGTCCTGGACTCCGGCGTCGACGACACCCACCCCGACCTGCGGGCCGCCGTCGACCCGGCCGCCTCCGCGTCCTGCGCCGACGGCCGCCCCGACTCCCGCAGCGGCGCCTGGCGGCCCGACGACGCGATCAACGAGAGCGGCCACGGCACCCACGTCGCCGGGATCGTCGGCGCCGCCCGCGACGGCCACGGCGTCACCGGCGTCGCCCCCGGCGTGCGGATCGCCGCCGTCCGGCTGCTCGGACCGCTCGGGCAGTACTACACCGAGAACATCGTCTGCGGCATGCTCTGGGCCGCCGACCACGGCGCCCGCGCGATCAACGACAGCTACTTCGCCGACCCGTGGAAGTACAACTGCCCCGAGGACGCCGACCAGGCCGCGCTGGCCGCCGCCGTCGGCCGGGCCGTCGCCTACGCCCAGCGCAAGGGCGCCGTGGTGGTCGCCTCGGCCGGCAACGACGGCCAGGACCTGAACGCCGGACGCACCGACCAGCGCAGCCCCAACGACCGCACCACCGGCCCCCCGGACGACCGGCAGCTCGGCACCGAGTGCATCCGGCTGCCCGGCGAACTGCCCGGCGTGGTCACCGTCACCGCCGTCGACCGCAACGGCCTGCCCGCCGGGTACAGCAACTACGGGCGCGGCAAGGTCTCCATCGCCGCCCCCGGCGGCGACCCCGACGGCGGCACCCAGGGCGCGATCGTCTCCGACTGGCCCGGCGGCCGGTACGCCGCGCTGGCCGGCACCTCGATGTCCGCCGCGCACGTCACCGGCGCGGTCGCCGTGGTCGCCGCCCAGCACCCCGACTGGAGCCCCGACCGGATCGCCGCCGCGCTGGCCCTGGCCGCCGACCAGGGCTGCACCACGACCCTGCCGCTCGGCTGCCAGGACCGCGACTTCTACGGCGCCGGCCTGCTCACCCTGCCGACGGGCTGACCACCGCCCCGGGGCGGGCGGCCGGTGCCCGATACTGGGGCGCATGAGGCTGACCGAGTTCTGGCGACGGATGCACGAGCACTTCGGCGAGGCGTACGCGGAGTCCTTCGCCCAGGACCACGTGATGGGCGAGCTCGGCGGCCGCACCGTCCGGCAGGCGCTGGACGCCGGGTGGGAGGCCAAGGACGTGTGGCGGGTGGTCTGCGCCACGCAGGGGGTGTCGCCGCAACTGAGGTGAGATTATTCGCGCCGGAGTGGGTGAGACTGTCCCGGTGGCGAGCAGCGCAGAGAACCCCGACCCGACCGGCGACCCGGCCCCCGACACCGCGCCCGGCACCACGGCCCGGGCAGCCGACGCGGCGGAAGCCGCCGACACCGCGAGGGCGGGCGCCGGGAGCCCGGGCGCCGAGGGGGCGGACACGGTGGCCGCCCGGCTGCTGCGCCGGGCCGAGCTCGGCGGCGGCGCGATGCCCCGCTGGCTGCCCAGGGCGCTGCTGCTGGCGCTGCTCGGGGTCGGACTGTTCCAGCTCGCCGACTGGGCCTTCCACCAGCTGATCGACCTGTTCGTGATGCTACTGGTGGCGTTCTTCCTGTCGCTGGCGATGGAGCCCGCCGTCGACCGGATGGCCGCCCGGGGGGTGCGCCGGGGCCTCGGCACCTTCCTGGTGTTCATCGGCCTGTTCATCGCCGCCGCCGGCTTCCTGGCCTCGCTCGGCACCCTGCTGGTCGACCAGATCACCCAGATCGCCGGGAAGCTCCCGCAGCTGCTCCAGGACCTGATCAACTGGATCAACCACACCTTCCACACCGACCTGTCGCTCGACCAGCTCCAGCACCAGGTGCTCAAGGACTCCGGGACGATCGAGAAGTACGCCCAGCAGGCCGCCGACAACGTCTGGGGCGTCACCGGCACCGTCATCGGCGGGCTGTTCCAGGCGTTCACCGTCGGCCTGTTCACCTTCTACTTCACCGCCGAGGGCCCCCGGGTGCGGCGCACCGTCTGCTCGCTGCTGCCGCCCTCCAAGCAGGGCGAGGTGCTGCGGGCCTGGGAGATCGCGCTCGCCAAGACCGGCGGCTACCTCTACTCCCGGGCGCTGCTCGCGCTGATCTCCGCGCTCGCGCACTGGGCGTTCTTCGCGATCATCGGGCTGCCGTACGCCGCCGCGCTGGCCGTCTGGGTCGGCGTCATGTCGCAGTTCGTGCCGACCATCGGCACCTACCTGGCCGGCGCGCTGCCGGTCCTGGTCGGGCTGACCGTGCGGCCGGTGGACGCGCTGTGGGTGCTGGCCTTCGTGACCGTCTACCAGCAGATCGAGAACTACCTGCTGCACCCGCGGATCACCGCGAAGACGGTCGACGTGCACCCCGCCGTCGCGTTCGGCGCGGTGATCGCCGGGGCCGCGCTGCTCGGCGCGGTCGGCGCGCTGATCGCCATCCCGGTCGCGGCCACCCTGCAGGGCTTCGTCGGGACGTACGTGCGCCGCTACGAGGTCGAGGACGACCCGCGGATCGACCACGGCGAGGAGCGGCGCGAACGGCGGCGGCACACCGTGCGGCGGCTGCGGCGGATGGTGTCGGGCGGCGCGGGGCGCTCGGGCGGCTCGGGCGGTTCCGACGGCGCCGGTGGTTCGAGCGGCTCGAGCGGCTCGAGCGGCTCGGACGGCTCGGGCGGCTCAGGTGGTTCGAGTGCGGACGGTGCCGGTGGGGGAAGGTCGGACGGGGAGCGGCGGGAGGAACCGCCGGGGGAGTGACCGGGCGGGTAAGCGTTTCGCGCCTCCTCCGGGCTCTGGACGGGTGAGGAGGTGTTCACGGGAGAAGAGACGCGGAGCGGCCCGGAGCAGGATTTCCGGGCGTTCATCGTGGGGGCGTGGCCCTGGCTGCTGCGGACGGCGTACCTGCCGACCGGCGACCGGCACGCGGCGGAGGACCTCGCGCAGTTCGCCGCGGAGCGGACCTGCGCGGCCTGGACGAAGGTCCGCCGGGCCGACGACCCGCACAGCTACGTGCGCCGGATCATGGTCAACCAGCACGCCCGCCGCCGGCGCCGCCGGCCCCCGGAGGTGCTGGTGGAGGCCGTGCCGGACACGGCCGGGCCCGAGGACGGGTACGCCAGGTCGGACCGGCGCCGGGAGCTGATGGCGGCCCTCGCGACGCTGCCGGTCCGGCAGCGGCAGGCCGTGGTGCTGCGGCACTGGGAGGACCTGAGCGACAGCCAGGCGGCAGCGGCGATGGGGTGCTCGGCCGGGGCCGTGCGCAGCCACGCCGCCAAGGGGATAGCCCGGCTGCGGGAGACCGCGGGCCTGGGGGAACCGAAGGACATGACACGGATCGGGGGTGCGGTGTGACCACGGGTGGCAACGGAACGCGGGGGGACGGCGAGATGTGGGTCGAGCTCGGGCTCGCCGGAGCCGCGGCGCAGGTGCCGATCGGGCCGGTCCCGGTCGAGGGCATCGAGGCCGGGGGGCGGCGGCTCCGCCGGCGCCGCCGGACCGCGGTCGGAGCGCTCGCGCTGGCCTCGGTGGTGGTCCTGGGCGGCGGCGCGGCGGCCGGACTGCACGCCGGACCGGCCGGTGCGCGCACCGCGCAGTCGATCGGCCCGGCCGGCACCGGAGGCGACGGCGGCCCGGCCGCCGCGTCCCCGTCGGCCGCGTCCCCGTCGGCCGCGTCCTCGTCGGCCGTCCCCCGGGACCCGCTCACGCCCGTCCGGACGGTGATCGGGCAGGGCGTCGTGGACGGCAAGGAGTGGAAGCTCTGGGAGGCGCTCTGGCCGGTCGCCCCGCAGGAGCGGGCGTACGAGCAGGCGGTCGCGGTCTGGCAGGAGCGCAGCGCCGTCGACCCCTCGCTGGACCGGCCCACGGAGGCGTACGTCCAGCAGTACTGGCAGCCTAACGAGGACGTCGTCAACACCTACGCGACCCTGGACGGGGTCCGGCAGAAGTACGACGAGCAGGGCGGCTACCCGGCCCCCGGGCACTTGGAGCCGGGGATGGGGACCACCTTCAGCGGCGGCACGATGGCCGCCCGGACCAAGGGCGACCACCCCGGGCCGCTGCCGGTCGCGCTCGCCGTGATGGCGTTCGGCCCGGACATCGCCAAGGTGGTGGTGACCTGGGACGACGGCACCACCTCCGAACCGCCGCTGGTCACCGTCGGCGACTCCCCGTACCGGCGGATGGTGGTGCCGGAGCAGAGCGGGAAGCGGGCCGTGTCCTGGCAGTTCTTCGACAGGGCCGGCACCGAGGTGCCGAACGCGGGGGAGGACATGCTGAGTTGAGCCCCCTGCGGCCGGTGCCCCGCGGACGCCTGGCGCCGGCCGTGCGCGGGTGGGCGGTCAGGGCAGCAGGACGGTGCGCACGCCCGGGGCCTCGGGGGCGGTCCACACCGCCTCCACGTCGGCGAGCGGCGCGGTCCGGGCGGGGACGGTGAGCCGGCCGTGGTCGATCTCCTCGATCAGGGAGGGCAGTTCGGCCAGGTAGGCGCGGGTGGAGACGGCGCCCTGGCCGTTGCCCCGCAGGCGCAGGTCGGCCGAGCGCAGCAGGACCGAGGGCAGGTCGAGCGAGGGGCCCGCCACCGAGCCGATCTGCACCCAGTCCAGCGTCCGGCTCCGGTCCGACCTGGCCCGCAGCAGGGCCGACATCGCGGCGGCGGCCGGCTCGCCCCACAGGTAGTCGAGCACCACGTCCACCTCGGCGGCGGCCTCCGCCAGGGCCGCCGCGGTGGTGTCGGCGTCGGCGGTGAGCGCGACGGCCGCGTCCGCCCCCAGGCCGGGCAGGGCCGCCAGCCGCTCCGGATCGCGGCCGGCGCCCACCACCCGGCCGGCCCCGAGGCGCCCGGCGACCTGGACCGCCATCCGCCCGGCGTTGCCGGTCGCGCCCAGCACCAGGACCGACTGCCCCGGTCGGAGCGGGACGCGGCGGCGCAGCGCCACCCAGGACGACATCGCGGGGTTCATCGCGGCCGCGATCCGCACCGGGTCCGTGCCCTCGGGCAGCGGGATGCTGCGGCGGGTATCGATGACGGTGCGGGTGGCCATCGGGCCGACTAGGTCGTCGTCGGCGACGAAGTACACCGCGGTGCCGTCCGCGCGGCGGCCGACGCCGTCGACGCCGGGGACCATCGGGAGCCGCCCGGTGCTGGTGTAGTGCCGTCCGGACGCGCCGGTGCGCACCCGGGGGTGCAGGCCGACGGCGAGGACGTCGACCAGCGCGTGGTCCTCGTCGGTCGGCGCCGGGAGGTCGAAGGGGCGGTAGCGGGGCGAGCGGTCGAACGAGTCGACGACGGCGGCGCGGATCTCCACGGGGTGCCTCCAGGGGTTGGTTTGTGCCACGTACCAAAAGTAGTACGTGGCGCAAACCTTTTCAACTATGATCGGGCCCATGACTTCCTCCGAGGGCGCCCGGCCCGCCTCCGCCTCCGCCCCTGCTTCCGCTCCTGCCTCCGCCTCCGCCTCGGCCTCAGCCTCCGCCTCCGTGGCGGACCTCGGCCTGGTCGACGGACTGGCCCAGCTCACCTTCCTCGTCCACGGCGCCCTGGCCGAGATCGCGGCCCGGCAGGACCTGTCGATGATCCAGGTCCGGCTGCTCGGCGTGCTCCGCGACCGCGAGCCCGCCATGCGGGAACTGGGCCGGCTGCTGGGTCTGGACAAGTCCTCGGTCACCGGCCTGGTCGACCGGGCGCAGCGCCGCGGCCTGGTGGTCCGCGAGGCCAGCGCCACCGACCGCCGCTCCTACCGGGTCTCCGCCACCCCCGCGGGGCGGGAGCTCGCGGAGCGGGTCGCGGCGGAGTTCGCCGAGCGGATCGACGCCTTCGCGGCGGCGCTGACCGGGGACGAGCGGCGCCTGCTGGCCGGACTGGCCACCCGGGTCGTCACGGCGGACGCCCACCGGCACGGCGTCGACCTGCGGACCGGGGGGAGCTGAGCGGGGGCGGTGGGCGCCGGGAAGGGGCGGCTGCCCGGCTGCCCGGCGGGCGCGGAGCGGTCCGGCAGGTGGCCGGGGGCGCGGGCTCGGGCCTGGGCGGGGTCCGCGCCTCGGTGGGTGTCGAGGCGGGGCCGGGCTTCGGCGGGTGCTGAAGTGGGGCCCGGGTTCGGGCCGTTGGGCGGGGCCCGCGGCCGGGCGGGGGTGCCGGGCGGGTCAGGCGAAGGGGCCCTCGGTGGTGAAGCGGCGCAGGTGGCGGGCGAAGTCCTCGGCCTCGCCCGGCGGCCAGTCGGCGAGGCCCTCGGTGATGCGTGCGGTCAGGCGGCGGCGGAGTTCCGCGACGGCCTGTTCGCCCTGCGGGGTCAGGACCAGCAGGTGGGCGCGGCGGTCGGCCGGGTCCGGCTCGCGGCGGATCAGGCCCGCCTCCTCCAGGCGGGAGGCCCGGCGGGTGGTGCCGGAGCGGTCCAGCCCGATCTCGGGCGCCAGGTCGGCGGCGCTGTGCGGGCCGGTACGGGCCAGTGCGCTGAGGACCGGGTAGGTCAGCTCGTCCAGGGCCGGCCCCAGGCCCTCGGTCAGCTGCCGGTGCAGCCGGACCCGGGTGGTGCGGCGGAGCAGGACGCCGAGTGCTTCGGCGATGGCGGTGCCCGTGTCGTTCTCCATGTCCGCCAGATTAGCGTGCGCAGCGCACGCTTTTTCGGCCCAGATGCGTGCGTCGCGCACGCATCTGGGCTAGAGTCCTGAAAGAAGCGTGCGCCGCGCACGCATTTCGATCCGCATCGACGGAAGGACCCCGCCATGACCCGCACCGGCATCGAGGCCGCGCTCACCGACCTCCTGCTCGACCGCGACCTCACCGTCGCCGAGGCCGCCGACCGCCACTTCGCCCCCGACTACCGCCAGCGCACCGACGGCGAGTGGGCCGACCGCGCGCAGTTCGTCGACCACATCTCGCACCTGCGCGGCGTCGTCGCCGGGGGCCGGTTCGAGGTCCACGAGGAGCTGCGCGACGGCGACCGCTACGCGGACCGGCACACCGCGCACCTGGTCAAGACCGACGGCTCCACCGTGAGCATGGAGGTCTACGTGTTCGCCGACCTGGCGGCGGACGGCCGGTTCCGCCGGATCGAGGAGACCACCCTGCTGCTGGAGGGGGCCGAGGCCGACCGGGGCATGGGCAGCGCCCGCTGAGTCGGGACGGGGCGGGGCCGCGCCGCGCCGCACCGGACGGCGCGGCGCGGCGCGGCCCCGGAGTGGGCCGGTGAGGTGCGACACTAGAATCGAACAGATGTTCTTTGTACTCTTCGGCGCGGAGTTTTCCACAGGCCGAGCCCGTCCGGGGCCGATTGTCGGTGGGACGCGCTAGCGTCGGTGACGATGAAGCGCACAGGACAGAACCCGAGGGTGGAAGCCATGGCAGGAACGGACCGCGAGAAGGCCCTTGAGGCCGCACTCGCCCAAATCGAGCGACAGTTCGGCAAGGGCTCGGTGATGCGCCTCGGCGAGAAGGCGAACGAGCCGGTCGAGGTGATCTCCACCGGCTCCACCGCCCTCGACGTGGCGCTCGGCGTGGGTGGCATCCCGCGCGGCCGCGTGGTCGAGATCTACGGCCCCGAGTCCTCCGGCAAGACCACCCTGACCCTCCACCTCGCCGCCAACGCGCAGCGGGCCGGCGGCACCGTCGCCTTCGTCGACGCCGAGCACGCGCTCGACCCCGAGTACGCCAAGAAGCTCGGCGTGGACACCGACGCCCTGCTGGTCAGCCAGCCGGACACCGGCGAGCAGGCGCTGGAGATCACCGACATGCTGATCCGCTCCGGCGCGATCGACCTGGTGATCATCGACTCGGTGGCCGCGCTGGTGCCGCGCGCCGAGATCGAGGGCGAGATGGGCGACTCGCACGTCGGCCTCCAGGCCCGGCTGATGAGCCAGGCGCTGCGCAAGATCGCCGGCGCGCTGAACCAGTCGAACACCACCGCGATCTTCATCAACCAGCTGCGCGAGAAGATCGGCGTGATGTTCGGCTCGCCGGAGACCACCACCGGTGGGCGCGCGCTCAAGTTCTACGCCTCGGTCCGCCTCGACATCCGGCGGATCGAGACCCTGAAGGACGGCACCGAGGCGGTCGGCAACCGCACCCGCGTCAAGGTGGTCAAGAACAAGGTCGCCGCGCCGTTCAAGCAGGCCGAGTTCGACATCCTCTACGGCGTCGGCATCAGCCGCGAGGGCGGCCTGATCGACATGGGCGTGGAGCACGGCTTCATCCGGAAGTCCGGTGCCTGGTACACCTACGAGGGCGACCAGCTCGGCCAGGGCAAGGAGAACGCCCGCAACTTCCTGCGCGACAACCCGCAGCTGGCCGACGAGATCGAGGCCAAGATCAAGGGCAAGCTGGGCATCGGCCCGAAGCCGCCCGTCGTCGAGGGCGAGGCCCCCGCGGCGGAGGTCCCGGCCGTGGTCCCGGCCGCGGCGGCCCCCGCGAAGGCCGCGGCCAAGAAGACGGCGGCCGCTGCCAAGAGCTGATCCGTTGACACGCCACCAGCAGCACGACCACCCGGCACCGGGTCCGTCCGAGGACGGGCCCGGTGCGGGCGTTCCCGGGGACACCGGCGACCACGGGAGCGGGGACGGCCCGCCGGACTGGTTCGCGGCCGTCGCGGGGGAAGAGGAGGAGCCGGTGCCGGAGTCGGACGGCCCGCCGGACTGGTTCGCGGCGGCGGCCGAGGAACCGGCGGCTCCGGTGGGGGAGTTGCCCGGGCTGGTGCGGGCGTCCGAGCTGCCCGGGGGCAGGCGGCGACGGCGC
This is a stretch of genomic DNA from Kitasatospora fiedleri. It encodes these proteins:
- a CDS encoding ATP-dependent helicase, which codes for MASSDADPLHGFAPATRAWFTGAFAAPTEAQSRAWSAIGLGTDVLVVAPTGSGKTLAAFLSALDRLAATPPPADPKRRCRVLYVSPLKALAVDVERNLRAPLAGLRQASVRLGLPEPEVRVGIRSGDTPAADRRRFATQPPDILITTPESLFLLLTSAAREALRGVDTVILDEVHAVAGTKRGAHLALSLERLDELLERPARRIGLSATVRPVEEVARYLSPQRGAAIVQPGGDKRFDLSVVVPVPDLADLPAAPAEETDPQRQGSIWPHVEERIVDLVQAHRSTIVFANSRRLAERLCNRLNEIAYERATGAPLPGAHSPAELMGGSGAAAGAPPLLARAHHGSVSKEQRSLVEEELKAGRLPAVVATSSLELGIDMGAVDLVVQVESPPSVASGLQRVGRAGHQVGAVSSGVFFPKYRGDLVQSAVVTERMRAGAIEALRVPRNPLDVLAQQLVAITALDVWDVDELLALCRRAAPFATLPRSAFDGVLDMLAGRYPSDAFAELRPRLVWDRVAGTVTGRPGAQRLAVTSGGTIPDRGLFGVFIAGAAGSDPKAGKKGGGRVGELDEEMVYESRVGDVFTLGTTSWRIQEITHDKVLVTPAPGVPGRLPFWKGDTLGRPLELGRALGAFVRELGALEPAAATARLRAAGLDDWAAANLLAYLAEQREACGHLPDDRTIVVERFRDELGDWRIVVHSPFGAQVHAPWALAIGARLREKHGLDPQVMHADDGIVLRLPDADLLGDFPSAAPPTGDAPPTDEAPVGADAAVFDAAEIEQLVTDQVGGSALFAARFRECAGRALLLPRRSPGKRTPLWQQRQRASQLLEVAAEYGSFPIVLEAVRECLQDVFDVPGLVELMGDLESRAVRLVEVTTPEPSPFARSLLFGYVAQFLYEGDSPIAERRAAALALDSRLLSELLGQAELRELLDPQVLADLEAELQRLTPERRIKDAEGVADALRLLGPLSEAELGLRGAEPLWALELEAARRAIQVRIGGALRWAAIEDAGRLRDALGTPLPVGVPETFTEPVKDPLGDLLARHARTHGPFTAQDAAERFGLGTAVVTGTLHRLTAAGRLVQGEFRPDGSAAAPEWCDTEVLRRLRRRSLAALRHEVEAVPAGALAAFLPQWQHLAGHRLRGADGLYRVVEQLQGTALPASALEKLVLPARLADYSPALLDELTAAGEIGWSGAGALPGKDGWISLHLPENAHLLRPEPLPLTPGPVHTALLEALTGGYGAFFRQLAERVPDTPDAEIADALWDLVWAGYVTNDTLAPLRGLLGSGRTAGATAHRAPRTTPRGRYGGAGRGLARPAARTGPPTTVGRWSLLPALDGDPTVRAAARAQALLDRHGVLTRGTVAAERVPGGFAGVYRVLSAFEERGKARRGYFVEGLGGAQFAMAGAADRLRSVSSRLERAAATEWTAAAPDQAPQAVVLAAADPANAYGAALPWPEPPAGTAAAHRPGRKAGSLVALVDGELVLYLERGGKSLLAWSTDGPALAAALAGLAGPLTIERVNGHPALTSPLGGHLETAGFHPTPKGYRLR
- a CDS encoding DUF3046 domain-containing protein gives rise to the protein MRLTEFWRRMHEHFGEAYAESFAQDHVMGELGGRTVRQALDAGWEAKDVWRVVCATQGVSPQLR
- a CDS encoding AI-2E family transporter; this encodes MASSAENPDPTGDPAPDTAPGTTARAADAAEAADTARAGAGSPGAEGADTVAARLLRRAELGGGAMPRWLPRALLLALLGVGLFQLADWAFHQLIDLFVMLLVAFFLSLAMEPAVDRMAARGVRRGLGTFLVFIGLFIAAAGFLASLGTLLVDQITQIAGKLPQLLQDLINWINHTFHTDLSLDQLQHQVLKDSGTIEKYAQQAADNVWGVTGTVIGGLFQAFTVGLFTFYFTAEGPRVRRTVCSLLPPSKQGEVLRAWEIALAKTGGYLYSRALLALISALAHWAFFAIIGLPYAAALAVWVGVMSQFVPTIGTYLAGALPVLVGLTVRPVDALWVLAFVTVYQQIENYLLHPRITAKTVDVHPAVAFGAVIAGAALLGAVGALIAIPVAATLQGFVGTYVRRYEVEDDPRIDHGEERRERRRHTVRRLRRMVSGGAGRSGGSGGSDGAGGSSGSSGSSGSDGSGGSGGSSADGAGGGRSDGERREEPPGE
- a CDS encoding SigE family RNA polymerase sigma factor; the protein is MFTGEETRSGPEQDFRAFIVGAWPWLLRTAYLPTGDRHAAEDLAQFAAERTCAAWTKVRRADDPHSYVRRIMVNQHARRRRRRPPEVLVEAVPDTAGPEDGYARSDRRRELMAALATLPVRQRQAVVLRHWEDLSDSQAAAAMGCSAGAVRSHAAKGIARLRETAGLGEPKDMTRIGGAV
- a CDS encoding S8 family serine peptidase, giving the protein MEQVSQAPGSTPAPRRRRSVRVLGATLLTGLLLGGAVPYVTGTGDTYLSYLVLDERTDAQGAEHAGDQARAVGGKVVQDYPQIGAVLAYAGPRFAEKLRGRPGIAAVGATRTVPVPSPPRPLAGAAFDTGTGTAAARPGALPLGDAERTAARGTAGTGGGAGAAVETVEGADDSTATVPDPGEQSDWNLAMIGALDRPAGRGAALLRPPVADRAGPTSADRAGALPTAQQLSKVTVAVLDSGVDDTHPDLRAAVDPAASASCADGRPDSRSGAWRPDDAINESGHGTHVAGIVGAARDGHGVTGVAPGVRIAAVRLLGPLGQYYTENIVCGMLWAADHGARAINDSYFADPWKYNCPEDADQAALAAAVGRAVAYAQRKGAVVVASAGNDGQDLNAGRTDQRSPNDRTTGPPDDRQLGTECIRLPGELPGVVTVTAVDRNGLPAGYSNYGRGKVSIAAPGGDPDGGTQGAIVSDWPGGRYAALAGTSMSAAHVTGAVAVVAAQHPDWSPDRIAAALALAADQGCTTTLPLGCQDRDFYGAGLLTLPTG